Part of the Pseudomonas baltica genome is shown below.
ACACCTAGGAGCCGCTAGTCATAACTGGCGACGAGATCGAAACCAGGCGACAACGCCGGTAACTTTCTTCACCCTTGTAGACCGTTATGTCCACCCCCATATTGGGGCGACTGACCGTGAAGGAATTCAACTTGAGCGACTTTCTCAAACGCCGCCTGGAACTGCTTGGGGCGCCTGCCAATCTTCCTCTGCTGCAGCAGTGCCTGCACGGTATCGAGCGTGAATGCCTGCGCGTGACGGCCGATGGCCGCCTGGCTCAGACGCCTCACCCTGAAGGAATGGGCGCGGCGCTGACCCACGAGCAAATCACCACGGATTATTCGGAGTCGCTGCTGGAGTTCATCACTCCGGCGTTGGCCGACCCGGCTCAGACCCTGCAAAGTCTGGAAAAAATTCACCGCTTCGCTTACAGCAAGCTGGGTAACGAGCTGCTGTGGAGCCCGTCGATGCCTTGTGCGTTGCCGGCCGAGCAGGATATTCCGATCGCGTACTACGGCACGTCCAACATTGGTCAGCTCAAGTATGTCTACCGTCAGGGCCTGGCTCTGCGCTATGGCCGTACCATGCAGTGCATCGCCGGTATTCATTACAACTTCTCGGTGCCCGATGCGCTATGGCCTCTGCTCAAGAACGCAGAGGGCGTGCCGGGCAGTGATCGCGACTTCCAGTCGGCGGCCTATATTGCCCTGATCCGCAACTTCCGCCGCTACAGCTGGCTGCTGATGTATCTGTTCGGCGCCTCGCCGGTACTCGATGCAGGCTTTTTGCGCGGCCGTGCGCATCAGCTGGAGCAGCTGGATGCCGAGACGCTTTACCTGCCCTATGCGACCAGCCTGCGCATGAGTGACCTGGGTTATCAAAGCAACGCCCAGGCGGGGCTGACGCCTTGCTACAACGATTTGGCCAGCTATACCGACAGCCTGCGCCTGGCCGTGGCTACGCCTTATGCGCCGTATGTCGAAGTGGGCACACACAAGGATGGCGAGTGGGTACAGCTCAATACCAACATCCTGCAGATCGAAAACGAGTACTACTCCAATATCCGCCCCAAGCGC
Proteins encoded:
- the gshA gene encoding glutamate--cysteine ligase; amino-acid sequence: MSDFLKRRLELLGAPANLPLLQQCLHGIERECLRVTADGRLAQTPHPEGMGAALTHEQITTDYSESLLEFITPALADPAQTLQSLEKIHRFAYSKLGNELLWSPSMPCALPAEQDIPIAYYGTSNIGQLKYVYRQGLALRYGRTMQCIAGIHYNFSVPDALWPLLKNAEGVPGSDRDFQSAAYIALIRNFRRYSWLLMYLFGASPVLDAGFLRGRAHQLEQLDAETLYLPYATSLRMSDLGYQSNAQAGLTPCYNDLASYTDSLRLAVATPYAPYVEVGTHKDGEWVQLNTNILQIENEYYSNIRPKRVTYTGERPIQALQARGVQYVEVRCLDINPFLPTGVDLTEARFLDAFLLFCALEESPQFATLECGNCTNNFLTVVKDGRRPGLQLQRDGAPIGLKEWADELLERIQPLAELLDRSHGGDAHVQALAAQTAKVADPSLTPSAKVLASMAEHNESFAQFSLRQSNAHADTLRGNPLSIEEQAAFETTARESIARQAELEQTEVGDFDLFVASYQASILAISQ